TCGCATGCGCTTCGGCAAGCTATAACCTTCCCTTTGGCCTTGACAGCGAGTTCGGAAGGGCAATTATGCCTGACGTCAGAGTTACATCCAGCAGTGGAACAATTTCCCTTACCGTTTATCGGTGTAACGGATAGTGGCAGATTGAATCCGTCAACGAGGCTAACATCGTAAAAATCAAGAGTAGCAAGTGTAAACTCAGCGAGTGATACCGGGGTTTTGCCGGCAACTCCGCACTAAGGGTTTGGCCACAGTCCCTGTTTGGCATGGACCATTTCCATTGTCGTCGAACTTGCAACCAGTTCGACCCCATATGCAACCACTCCAGCCAACCGGGGCGTCAAAGACGATAGATTGGTGTGATTTTAATTCAAGACCTCCACCATTAAAGCTTTCACCAGGGATAATTCCAGGCCAGATAGTATCCTTGCAATTGTTTATAATGGTGAAGGTTCTTGCACATTCATACACTTTTGCCCCTGCCAAAGTccaagaaatagaaaatatcgGAAAGAACTTAGAATCGCTATTTAAATGGAATAAAGCTATGTGTGGATACACTGTTACATTATTATAAAGAATATGGAAGAGAATTTATGAATACCTGATGAAAGCATGAGCAGTATGAACAAAAGAGGTAAAAGCTGATCCATTTGGTGGTTTTATCTGTTTGAGGAATTTGCAGTAGGTATGTATAGAGAGAGAGACATTTAAAGCAAAATGGGGGATGAAGAATACGTGCAAAGGTAACGTAGTAAGTAGGAAGAGTTGAAGTTGAAAAGGCATTAACCGGTCATAGGGAGGCTTTTCCATAGAAGGTAGGCTAACGTGATTCTTTCCCTAATCCTTTTCCGCAAGTTTATTCAGGTTCCCatcttattttatgataataattgCCACCCTACCCTCTCTTTTTTGTTGCTTTATTGGATTAATATTTTCTGACAATATTCTGCTTCTGCTACCTCAAAACTTAAAACTTGTTTCAACACATACATTACTATAAGGTTCCTTTAAATATATGCAACAATGTTCACAGGCTTGGACTGATTCACACATGATCCACATCTAATGTTTTGGATCAACTTAAGACGGTGGAGGCCTAAATAAACCAAACATGAAACCATTTTCGAACCCTAAATATTAgtatcaaaattttgatatttcttatttaggttttaaatttataattttaaaatataattattctggtaattatatatatctttttgcTTACATTATATATGTTGATACTAGGATGAACAAGAGAGGAAATAAAGAGGTTATGGTAGTCTAATGGAGGTCGGTTCATCTTAACAAGTGAAGagtcaaagaaagaaaataaaaagaaggagGAGACCGTGAAGGTTAAAGAAGTTACTTGCCGAGAATAAGTGCTCAAGAATTGCTTAGGGGAAAAAGATCTTTTTCTCATCATTTGGGAGGGAGAGGTCCTCTTATCCTGTACTGGTGATGTGGCAAGGTGGTTACCATCATACTGTAAATAAAAGACATGCACAGTGGGGCTTATTATGTTATGCATTTTGAGAGAATACGAGGTCATTATGTTTAGGTGGGACCCTAAAGAGAGTGTTCACACTGAAAAGCGAGACTGTGGTGAGCTGATAATCCAATGAAAGGGGATGTTATCTTCAATCAACAGGGAGTCTCATAGCAGTTGAGGACATCTTGACGGATGGGAGGTGAAGGATTGTCTTGAGACATCCATTTGATGCTTTTTGGGAGTGCCACGTGTTTAGCCTGGAAgaagttataataatatatattctatttcaatttaatgatgaaaaaataaacaagttaataaatattttaaatatttatattaaaatatatgatatttttattttatataaataaaattatatatataaatataaaacaaagaaactataaatttgaaaagagtcttgagtttaatttatattttaaatgaatattttccaaatattttttaaaattgctcACAGTgtatttgataataatattaaaataaattgtattattaaatttagaaatatttaaagctactttattttaaaactgATAAGGTCTTCTGTATGTATTGTCGTAtagtattttcattttcagtCACACATAAGTATTTCAAACAGAGGAGAAAAAGGCCAAAGCTAATCCATTCACAATTAAGCGACACCAGTCAAACACTCCAAACGGATAAACCACCAAATTTTCCAAACCCTCAGATCCAATCCAATTCCTCTTTCTACCCTCCGATCTTTATCCCGCATCAAACACGAAAATAGCCCGCCCCCAATATTATTGGAGCAGCCAATAAATCCACacagaagaaaagaagaaaaaaaaaaaaggccccGGTGGAGAAACTTATTTACTTTAGGAATTTTCTAGAACCTTCTCGAAGGCAATGGCTGAGGCGACCAGCACCCAGAGATCCACTGGCACGGTCAAATGGTTCAGCGCCCAGAAATGTTTCGGTTTCATAGCTCCCGACGACGGAGGCGACGACCTTTTCGTCCACCAAACCTCTATTCTTTCCCAAGGCTTTCGTACCCTCTCCGATAGCCAACCCGTCGAGTTCTCCATCGATGTCGGTGAAGATGGCCGAGCTAAGGCCGTTGATGTAACTCCTATGCCTCGACCTCGCCGTCCTTCCCGTGGTGGTGGAAGAGGAGGATATTTTGGCGGCAGAGGTAGAGGTGGTGGTGGTTACAGGAGAGGAGGTTATGGTGGTGGCGGTGGCGGAGGTAGTGGCGCTTGTTATAATTGTGGGAGGACGGGGCATATAGCCAGGGATTGTTATCAAGGTGGTGGAAGTGGAAGTACGAGATACAGTAGCGGCCGTGGAGATGGTGGTGGAAATAGAAGATACGGTGGCGATAGCGGTGATGGACGAGGAGCTGGGGGACGATGTTTTAATTGTGGAGATGAAGGCCATTTTGCAAGGGATTGCCCTAACAAATAATTCAGAAAACAAAACCGGACATTTCCTATAatatttagtgagtataagtttttcttttacgGTGTTTTGGAAAGGGGTTTATcagcaaaagaagaagaaaccgGAAAGTTGTCCATTCTTTCCGATCAGGCTTACTTTTCCCGATTCCGAGTGATCTGGTAACAtcgttaaaaaaaaaaaagtccatTGTTTTGTATAATGTGTTGTAATTGTTGTCATTCTCTTAATTCTTATcgattcttctttctttaatcCTCTATTCTTAGTCTTTGCATTTACAGTATGAATGGGCAATCATTTGTCTTCCTTGaagtaaatttcttttgtttttcatgttCGCTGTTATTGACTATCGATTGCTTTTAGTTTTACAGTTTGAtgcttgaaatatataatatatatgcaattaAAGAGCAAAAAGTAACTAGATCCTTTTGCTAAACTAGTAAACATAGGTGACGTGTAACTGTTTTGTATCCacactaatttttaataataaaaataattaatttattattcatatattagatattaaattatttatttttaaataaaaaagaaaaattaaacgTACATGTCATGGGACACATACGCTAGAGTAACGTAGGATAGAATGTATTGGCATattgtggtttttttttttcaatctcgTGGATATTGTAATTTGGTTGTTATGGAAGGTACATTGAAGAGGGAAAGAAAGACACTCATGAGATTTGCGGGTCTCCACTTGTTGTGTTATGAGAATCTTAAAAAGGGCATGTTGAAGGGCTCAACTGACGTGTTTCCTTTTGAAAAGGATGAGGATTGAGGACCATATAATCCTTATCTTGCTTTATAACCTTTTGAGAGGTTGCTGTTTGATTGGCGGAGATTACAGATACGGTCACAAGATTTAGTTAAGGTTTAAATCatttttggattttgaatttagtattttttttttcaaattagaccTTCAATtcgataattattttatattgaggtttaatttttttttgtctaaattagCTCATGACCTGGGTAATTATTCCCACGTTGGGtcttgacttttttttttccaagctAGTCCgtaaatatttctttaaaaacttTGAAGTTCAAGCCTTAATATAGGAACAATTGCCAAGTTCAATGATTAATAAGTTCAAGCCCAAATGTGGGAACATTTGCATGGTTCAGTCCCCAATGTGAGAACGATTACTAAATTTAAGGtctaatttgaacaaaaaaaagttcagcCCCCAATGTGAGAAGTATTGCAAAATTCAGTTTCCAAATATTGATTTAACcataatcttaaaatttttgctttcttttattctttttaggGTTAAATAAGTATTTGGCTTCTAACTTGACAATTATTCTCTCATTGTAgctgttttttttgtttaaattaagcCCTAAACTTAGCAATTCTTATCACATTGAAGCCTAAACTAGGCAACTATTCCCACAATCCCTAAACTTGATAATTATTCCCATATTAGGCTTAAACTTGGTAACTGTTTTTACATTAAAGCCtggaatttagggttttaaagaaaatatcaagtataaaattggacaaaaaaaagttcaaacccCAATATaagaacaattgtcaagtttaggtcttaaaaaaaattagactccAAAGTGGGGATAGTTGCAACCTTATTGgttcttttaagttttattttaaatattaatttgatatcTTTATTAAGTATTATTCTATccataaatttaatagttgaattgttaaaatattaattataaaaagagataaaaatagtaaaactattttaattttatattaatgcAAGTGAACCTCTTCATTTATTCtagtacttatattttaattttatattaatacaagcttgactcatattttaaacggacttaattttagtttaaacgTGCTTTTTGAGCataatatttttgtctaagcaaatcaaaatggaaaacaagcATTGAAGTTAACTGTTGGTAGGGCTTATTTATGTGAAACGTTATAGGGAGAAAATAAAGTGCCCAACAAAACAGATGATAGAGACATCAATTAACCACACTTTAATTTAAACCGAACAGGCCGTTTCCACCATTCAATTTACCTACCAACAGttatctatataataataattattgaaaatgtgaTATTAGGATTTACGAGAAATATCTTAAGAAATACTTCATAAATGATCTTCCACTTTGCACCACTTCACTTGTCATCTAGTCACATCCCTTGGCCATTCACTATTGATCACCCGCTCCCCCCCGTTTTTAATAGAttgcttttatttcttaatgcgaaaataattattaaatttaaagattatttagaccaagaaaatttaaatgtcAATGTGAGAGTACATgtgaattttacttaaacttaataaatacaattaaattgtttaataaatataaattttagattattctacattttatctttaatttttaacacaataaaaatttaaatgtcaaGTCTTTATAAGATAAtgtattgttaaaataaataaaatacaattaaattaattaaaaatatcctCTATTAAGCCATAAATAACTCTTATCTGCTTCTCATTTTACACTTTTCTATAgataaattcaatcaaattattttattttagattatgaatcactaaaatattaaatttcaattgatttaattaaatcattgaaTATGCGcatgtctttgaatttttaaaaaaaaaaccatgtaTTTAAAGCATAAAGATCGTATCCGCATATTCATAATAAAGAGTTTGTAACTTAATTTGCCTTAATCATGCTGATTATAAACAAGTCTTGTGAGCCTATTTCGTTAGTCTTTTACTGTTTGCAGGTTTTCAGAAATGATGGAAACCATGGGTCATTTGAATGATAACCTAATAATCATTGAAAAGATGGTACAGCAATGAACAgaagaagaaggatggaacTTGAAACGGTACATAAAGCTTCACACACATATTCCTAGATACGGTAATTCTTATTCTCACTGCAGAGCTGGCCATGGAAGCTTGCTTAGCTAAAgctgtaattttatttatggtaAAGAAACAGCTTATTTGGGAGTCTTGTTGAGCTTGCAGAAACAGTACTGAGAATACTTTTTGGATTCGAATTGAGGTGGATTTGCTTCATTAACGAGCTTAGGATGAGGCCCTACTTCTAAGTCCGATGGTGGCTCCACAAACACTGGCCATGAAATTCTTGTCTTCTCTTTATTCACTTTGGCCCTATGAAGCACACTCTTGTATTTTCCGTTGCTCACAATCTGTAAAAGTACGTTAATAATAGATCAATTAATGGgataattttggtgattttcccaACAATACTATACAGTTTTTTAAGtcatatgatatatttttatctataaaagctaatttatttttgtttaaggtGCACACTAGCATAGGCGAATCTAAGGGTTCGCAGGTTGGGgcttcctaaaattaaaaaatttaatttaatcatttaaaaattgtaaagatatagactataaaaaattaaaatttcatttaatctCTAAAAAATTGTTCTAGCTTCGCCCCTGCAATAAGTATATTCAAgttgatattaaaatatatattttagtgttATAGAAATTATACACAATTTTTTGTAACATACCTCGACTTGGTCTCCAATGTGAACAATGAGTGCATTAGGAATGTATTCAACATCATACCAATGGTCATCTTTACAAGCTTGGAGGCCCTGGACATCATTAGGCACCAATATGGTGATGGCAGACATGTCGGTGTGAGCCGGCACGCCGAGCGCCAGGTCCGGCCGAGGGCACTGCGGATAGTAGTTGATCTTAAGAAGGTAAACCATGTTGTCGCCACCCATAGCCTCCTTCATCTCATTCCCTTCCAGCCCTAACCCTAATGACAGACATCTAAACAGCTTGTTgaccaccccatgcatgtgctTTGCGTATTCCTCGTTATTCTTTCTGCCATTATCCAAAGAAAATCATACATAAATGGAAACAtcccatgaaatcaatatattatataGGTTAGTCCACGCATATATGTGAAGGAAAAATGTGGATTCGAGACCTGTAAGAAGGTGGGTTTTTAGGCcaaaattgatagttaatttcAGAAGGAGGCCAGATCTTATGGAAGAGATGATCAACCCAAGCTTTCTTCCCTTCAACTTCTCTTTGAAGCTTCGTTCCATAGCCTTCAATGGATTGAGATCCTGGGGACTTGGCGTAAGCTTCCTTTTCATGTGGTGGGAGCTCGAAGAAAGCCTTTCCGACCTCTTTCAGCTTCCTTACGGTTTCATGGGGAATGCCATGGTTCACAACTTGGAACATTCCCCAATTACTGCTCGCATCCACAATGGCTCGGACAACCTTCTCTTCATCGGGGTCGCTTAGATCGATAACCGGGACCTCTAGCACCGTCCCCTGAACCGTAGTCAGTGCTGGCTGCTCGTACGTTGTCCTAATGAACTCTTCCGGGATTGTTTCTTTCGAGAAATTAGCAATCTCTTGCACTCTCTCCACCCccatttctctcaatttttcttGGTTAGATGTTTAAAATAGCTTCACTATTTATGATTATATAGGAGCCGAAACATCCAACACAAAATTTCCAGCAACCTATTGGTAGTtgctaaaaacataataatttttatatggaACAGAATCTACGTACCTAGAGATTTTTACATAAAACGAGTTTCTTTTCTTATGATAGGAGATCAAAAATGTAAGCATCAAAACCAGAATTAGTTAATTGAGTACCCACATATTCAATTGATATTTTACATGTTATGATCCAtgagatttaattttatcagaTTTAATGGTTACTTTTCTCAATAATCTtacttttacaatttgaatttgatttctCTCCTAATAATACAACGTGCCTTAgtataaaacataattattactTATTATCGCATTACATCTATAATCCAACACTAaccatattaaattatattacacTTTTAAGAAGAGAATTCATATTTGAGCTTTGGAAACAAGATTATTGAGTTGAGAAAGCCAACTCCAAACCacaaatatgaattataaaacaaaaactgaaatataataagtttaaagttgttattaaataaatttatgacgTGATAActctataaaaataacatatatgatATAACAACGATAAAACCTTATTCATTTTAAGGTTGACCTTTCTCTATAAACTAATATGTTAGAACTTGAAGTATAAATTGATTCAATATgttctctccttttctttttggttcaTATAGGCTTGTATATGTACTTCACTAATAATCTATTCATATGAAACCAACGTAGTAacctttcttaaaaaaaaacaaactaataACTATATATGTGCTTTTTACAAACAATTTAAAGTTTGAGGATATTTCATTAGaatatttatagttttcatTAATTGCTATAATTattcgatttaaattttttaaatttgaaataaaatatattgaaaattaaaaagtaattgaATCCAGTTTCATTAGTAGTATACAACTATTTTACTAGATATCGACAACTTCTGGAATgcaataaatacaatattaaattattacttatgaaaacaaaattaacagcGTGAGGCCGAGGACCACCAAAGGGGAAAGTAGTGGTCTGGCGACaattattgtaatatttatggTATGTTGgtaaacaattatatttaaaatattttatatgttggAAGATGGCAACCAGCCAACTACCAGCTTCAAAGTGGATGATTGGTGCCAATATATATGGCGAAGGTGGGAACTGGCGGGGTGATTAGAGGACCAAGTGAAGGGTGGTTGGTGGTCTTCAAAATGTCGACGGGTATTGGGTTGAAGTTAGAGTGGTTCTCGAAGCTCTAAAGTTCGCTTGGAGCGGAGTTTTCGGACGGGTAAATTTGGAAAGCGACAATGTGACGTTGATTGAAAGTATTCGAAATGGGTTAAAAAGGGGTAAGTAATGTAGAGGAAATCAGAATGATATATGGTTGGTGCTATAAAAAGTGGAAAGTTAATCATCAATACATTCAGAGAGGTGCTAATAAAGTTGTTAATTGGGTAGAATTGATCAGTTGCTTTTGGCAGAGGAGGTTCGACCGTCACTGATGGAGATGGATAGACGGCGAGTGCCCTTATGTTCCCTTAGACATGTTCtaccaacaaaaatattttatatgttttgtaaattttgataatactTATAACAGATGTTTTATAAGTCTTATGTACCATCGTAGAATAATAACATGacacattattattaaataaagcaaaaaatagtgaaaaatttataaataaatattaataattttatttaaatataattaaataataattaattgtaaataaatgttaaaaccctaaacctaagaCCTAGACTCTAAACCCTTAAACCAAAGATCctaaatatgaaagatattaatatctatttataatagttatgtttaatgtttaattatgtttaaataaaatcattagtatttatttacaaatttttcatatttttatttaatttaataatatttatattatacacgatatcatatatatatttttagcttTAGGGATTTGGGCTCAAGGGTAGGTCGCTAGCTGGAaggaatgaaaataataatgaatgaGGTGAAATTGCTTAAGAGTAGGATTTGTCCAATTTATTATTTGCACAACGTtagtttcaatttcttttttagtcCCTTTTATTAGTTACTTTAGGTTTAGATCTGCCAAATCTAATCTAGAAACGAAAGCCTGGCTCAATCAAC
This sequence is a window from Gossypium raimondii isolate GPD5lz chromosome 5, ASM2569854v1, whole genome shotgun sequence. Protein-coding genes within it:
- the LOC105770857 gene encoding cold shock protein 2 produces the protein MAEATSTQRSTGTVKWFSAQKCFGFIAPDDGGDDLFVHQTSILSQGFRTLSDSQPVEFSIDVGEDGRAKAVDVTPMPRPRRPSRGGGRGGYFGGRGRGGGGYRRGGYGGGGGGGSGACYNCGRTGHIARDCYQGGGSGSTRYSSGRGDGGGNRRYGGDSGDGRGAGGRCFNCGDEGHFARDCPNK
- the LOC105770783 gene encoding flavonol synthase/flavanone 3-hydroxylase; the encoded protein is MGVERVQEIANFSKETIPEEFIRTTYEQPALTTVQGTVLEVPVIDLSDPDEEKVVRAIVDASSNWGMFQVVNHGIPHETVRKLKEVGKAFFELPPHEKEAYAKSPGSQSIEGYGTKLQREVEGKKAWVDHLFHKIWPPSEINYQFWPKNPPSYRKNNEEYAKHMHGVVNKLFRCLSLGLGLEGNEMKEAMGGDNMVYLLKINYYPQCPRPDLALGVPAHTDMSAITILVPNDVQGLQACKDDHWYDVEYIPNALIVHIGDQVEIVSNGKYKSVLHRAKVNKEKTRISWPVFVEPPSDLEVGPHPKLVNEANPPQFESKKYSQYCFCKLNKTPK